GCTCAGATGCACCGGATACGCAGTCTCGAACCGTGGAACTATTAGCATCCATGCTACATTTTATCATCATGCAAATCCAAAGAAATTTGATCCAATGTTTTGAGAATctggcgaatcaaacaggtcccaaAGGTGACGAGGAAAGGACACAAAAGCTCTACATACGTACGATCGACGGATGGCGATAAGATCCTGCAGGTGCAGGCCAAAGATTGATATGTCGGACGGAGCACCGGCCATTTGTTTCTTCCATATATACTCCTCTCCGTAGCTCTGCTTTAGTTGGAAGATCGACACGTCTGGTCCTGGTTGATGCATGATTTTCATCCGTACGCACTAGTACAGTCATAGGTAGGCCGGTCTCAGAATCTGTGCTGCATGCAATGAAATGGTTTGGTGTGGGTGTTAGTCCAAAAGAAGATATAGAGGAGCTGACACCGTAGATACCATCACTGTCACTCCATGCCTAGCTTGAGATTTTGCAAAGATCCACGCACATGCATGCTCTTCGATGCTCCATATAGATTTTACGTCTTTTCACGCACTTATTTACAAGCGTGACTCATACTACCTTGAGGAACAACAAGCATATCCCGGGAACTTTGCACACCACAGATATCCAACTTACAATCATTAATTTTCGACCATCTCTAGATTGAAGAGCAAGAGCTACTTGTGACATTCCTATTTGTCTCTAGTTAGCTACTCGCTCCCATCTCCAATCTCGAACAAAGATACTCGCTCCCATCAGTATTAATTGTTGTTGATATCAACGGCAATTAATATGGATTCAAGGGAGTGGCTAATTATGACCTTCTTGTGATAATTAGAACTTATTTATTACTGCAATTTCAATCTTTAGAGCAAGTATAATAGTGGATTATAAACCTGCTTACATGCCACTTTTGCCTCCAAGGAGATGAGAGGCACGGAAAAAGTGAAGGACTGGGCTCTTATGCAAGAGCCCACCTCTAATTGTGCTCCTAGCTAAAAACATTTAATGTGATaaaagagatagagagaaagtAAAAGAAAGAAGTTGTAAGGTTATAGCCAACTTTGTAGTCAGCACTATTGTATGAGTAATTGATAATGCTAACTCTTGATGGCATGACATGCTCATATAGCTAGCAGctagctatactattaaccatgctcttagggaatTTTTCTGATGAAGCTTTAATATTTACGAGACAAAAGTATTAGAAAATTAATTTTCCTATGGGCCAAATTGCACTCAGTTAGTCAAAGAGACTTCCTTTTTTCTTTAAATTAATTATTTATCAATACATATAAGAAAAAAATATCATATGAGCAGGCCCAGATACCTTTAGAGAACTTCTAGAAGAAGTTGTCCGGTCGATGATATGTTTAACCTATAAATCTAGCAGTTTTTCCGTTTATAAACTATCAAAAAATAGGTTACACACTTACAAATTACATTTCTTTTGACTTGGcccttctcccttgttctttttTGCAAGGAACAGAAGTGGACATTCTTTTACCAAAGATTTCAAGTTCACACTTCATCAACAATGTACATATATACAAGGGGGAAAACTGGATACATTTTTCATGACTTTTGACTTGAGTGGGTCATTAGTTAGTCTCGAATACAATAAAACATCAAAGTGCACACATCGTACATCTCCACTAACAATAATATACAACTAACAAAAAAGGCAATGCACATAGAGCTTTCCCCGATGAAATCAGCAATTGTTCTCCATGCATCTCATTCCAATCAATTTAAACTACATACTTTGAGCTGGCTACAAGTTCCATTCTGGGAGTGGATGGGCCCACACCGAGCTAAGCATGCAAAAGAATCTCTTTCTCCGTTGCTTTAGTTTGGCCTTTACTACTGCTTTGTTTTGCTTAGCCTCCTCTGATTCCATTTCCATTGGTCCATCCTTTTCAGCTAGCTATAGCTCGCTAGCTAGTGATGCACCGAATACCCAATCTTTTTGTTTCATTTTCCTTTCTCTCGTCAGGGACAACTAGAGGACAAAGTGAGGACACAACGGTCGACCGGGGCCATCTGATCAGATACCGCGCCACATCGAACGGTGCAGGAACCACGACGTGTAAATCGGAAAGCGGTGCAACGTCGTTTGCAAGCTAATTAAAAGGGTGTGACAACGATCTCGGTTGCGCCATGTGGCTACACTTGGCTCGTCGAAATCAGTTTGACCAAGACTTTACTTCCTAAAAAGGATTTTGCTACCTTATTTGTCATTTTGGAAATTTATATGGGCTCCAGACCTGACCAGGCGCGTAACGCCGTTGACACGACTACTGGCATCCAACAATGCATGGTGGGCTAATCTTCCCAAACGGGTTGAGAAAAAGGAGAGCGCAAGACAGGTTTGGTACTCACTTTTTACACGATCTGGCATCTATGGAACAAGCACAACCGGAGGATTTTCGAAGTTAAACACATGACGGCGATCAGTATATAGCATGTTTAATTATAGACAATTTTGGCATCCTGCAAGAGGTGATTTGATGAGGGGTTCCCTTTAAAATATATGTCTTTAGTGTATTTCCTCTTTGTTGAGTTCCATGCATCGTCAcacttttttttgaaaagtttggatTGCTTATCACATGTGTGTCACGTGGTTGCCTGGTCACACTTGTGATCACAGATTCAAATTCTCCCCATTCTTAATGAAAACAGAGCACCTACTGTGTTTGTCAAAAAAAAAGTCTTACAATTACCTAGTCATATAGCTAGTTAAGTAATTTTTGTTTTATAGATAATACTATTTATCTTAATTTTTTTACAGGGATTTATATCAAACCCGGTACTCTCTGGTAAAAGTATGAACTTTTCCGAGGGAATTAGGGACCTAGTAGTAGTTTCATTTGAACAATGCAAACAagaaatttattttttctttgaaGGTATGGGTATTCGGCTTGAAATAGAAGCAGCACTAGAATAATTCGATCCAATGTTGAAAATACCAAGAGATGAAAGAATAGACACGAATATGCACCCATATCCAAGAGAACTAAATGCCATCTATAAGCATGGAGTACAGTACCACTTGAAAGAATTAAGAGGAGGGGGAGAAAAGAGAATGATTAAATCATTAGAACAATTTGGTACCCATGCCCCCTGCTGCACATATATTCTATTCCATATCGATGGAAAGGAGCCAGAAAGAGAGGAGCTGAAAAGAGAATGGAATCTTGCTCATCTCGTCCTCCTCCCTGCATAAATATATAACTATATTTTGCATTTGCATTATGCTCTTAATTACCTGATACTACTGATCATGCATGCATATGAAAAAAGAACATCACCACATGCTCTCACTGCATaattaaggccctgtttggttcataagtcctaggactttttttagtcccaacttataagtctcaagtccctaaaaagtccctacctgtttggttcctattgtgaacttgtcaatgggaTTTTGTGTGAAGGATAAAACATAGTGGACAATACCATGAAGAGGTAATGAACGGCGAATAAACAACATCGTAAGCATAACGGTGAAATAAGTATTAAGCACGAGAACAAAAGTGGAATGCTGGATTCCAATGGTCGGCCGATGTTTTCCTTTTGGCAGGGGGTTGTCGACAGACGTTTGCCTACATATACTAAGGACATGATTGAGTTGACAATACCATGAAGAATGAAGGGCGAATAATCTGCCTGGTAAGCACGAGCAACCAAAGTAGGAAGCATAACCACCAAAGTATTAAGCATAACAACAGAAGTGAAATGCATGTACCTACATGGTCGACCACCATGTTGACCTACCTACATGTACTTAAGTAGTACTTCTACGTAAGAGCACCATGCATGTACTCTCCTCCCGGGAATGACAAATGGGTGAACGGCAGGGAAGCAGAAAGGATGGAATACTCCTGCTAGCAGTTAGCTGGCCTCTCACTGATCTTACTTAATTAAGTACAGTAGCATATATGCATGCAGAGTCAAAGAAGAAGAATGAAAGAAAAGGCAATTGCAAATTAAATGCCCTACGTCGTACGGATATATGCCATGGAATACCTAGGCCGGCGGTTAACCTTAGCTAGACATTCATACTTTAAGAGTGCTTTAGTTTGTGCGCCGCAAATTATAGGTGTACTGATAGTACCTTATTTTTGGCATATCCAGCATATCAGTAGTTTAATTATCTAGCTAGAAGCATATATATATGCTGGCACCGTAGTAGCCGGTGCATCAACAATTAATATATTTTTTAGTTAGTAACAAGAACCAATCAAACTTGCAAATTATATAATGGGGATTATCTGAGAATCAGGTGACTGGATGACATAAACATGCTAGATATTTCATGATGAATAGTCACAAATATTTATATATAAACATACACCGAGACAAAACTGCCGTGCAGCACAGTGATACAAATTATTGTTTTTCTGGTAAGGACAGACAATTGCTTAGAATAGTTTCTGGTAAGGATGAGCAACCCCAAGAAGAtgcaccagaagatgtgctatacaCCATGTATGTTGACATCCATAACCTCGATGACTCCATAAATAGCATGAGCAACCTCGCCGCATCCCTTCGAAACACCTCCGCGTACATGGCTGACAACTTCTCCAAATGGAGCCAAGGAAGGACTCAGAACTACCCACCACCGCAATGATCTCACCGGCTTGGGCttgcaaaagcttaagcttgggagtTTATGTCCATGTCTACATCAATATGTGACGGAATTTATTGTTAAGGTTGTAATGAGGTTGTACATCAGCTTGCTGGGTTTCAAACACTCGTGTTTGGTTTGCTCCAACACtgtgcttttttttcttttttttcttttgccggTTGCAAATTCTTTTGCAAGTTAgatttcaaaaaatggaaaatagaATAATATTTATTTATTGCTTTGCTCCTTTCCTTTTGCCCCCTTTTCCGTTCGCAATCTTGTTTATTTTCACAGAAAGTTGATGTACACCAGGCAGCGAGGAACTTGTCCCTAAGGAAGAGAAGTATGGAAATTCATGATCGTAAAGGTATGTCCTAtgactctcatctcttgcacttatattttttagaataGTTGTAGCAGTAGTATCTGTAAAGGTTAAAACAAAGGTTTTGTTCTTGTAGGGAAAATAATTTAGTAATCTCTGTTCTGTTTAATTTACATAAACAAGACTTGCCATGGGACCAGTTTGTAAAAAGGAAGTGTTAACCATGCATGCGAGAAAGTCTCCGAAAAGACTTGGGTGTTGAGAAGATGATATTAGGGGTACTCAACCCCATAGTGTTAATTTTGATAGACTCTATAGCACTTATGGATAAAGTTGCCCACGAGCGAAGGGGGTGGGTGTGCGGTGTGTATGAAAAACAAAGTAACCAGTGCCATAAAACACCGAATAGGAATATGTTTTATGATCAACATATTTCCCCTCCCACCATGATTTGGGGGAGATGCAACTTCCCCTCTATCGGGTGGCTGAGGTGTCTTTTATTGAATACTCCTATACCGCGCTTGTCGCGCCGCAAAGTCCAGCTGGCGCTCACGCCCACATATCTTGGGCCGGCGCAGCTATACATCACGTGCTTGCTCGCCCGCCTGTTTGCTTACCCTACATCGCTCGCTCGCCTGGTTTAACTCGTTGACTAGTTGATCATTGACCGGTTGATAGTTgactattaaaaaatgttaaacaaactaaacatatataaaaaattgcaaaaaaacTGCGAGTTTGAAAAGGTTCACAGCTTCAAAAGAaaacttcatgaatttgaaaaaaaaagctCCCCTATTCTAAAAACAAAATGTTGACAacctcaatttttttttcaaaattcacaAAAGTTCATGAAATCAAGAAACATTCACGAACTCATAAAaagtgaatttgaaaaaagtttgtgcCTTCAAATTATTTTGCGAACTGGAACAAAGTTCACATGTTTTAGAAACAATTTACGAATTAAAGAAATTTTCAGCAACTCAGAAAAATTTGCTAATTTTAAAAAAAGTGTGCGGCTTGAAAAAAAATGTTCACCATTGTGAAaacttttcatgaatttgaaaaaattgtGAATTTAATAAAAGTTGATGAATTTAAAATGTTGTTCATGAATTTAGATAAAAATCATGAATTGCCAAAATGTTTATGATTATAGAAAAAGAAGACAAAAGGGGGAAAGGCCGGAGGAAAAAttaaaaaggaaaagggaaaaaaggaaaaggaaaaggaaaggcgGAATTACAAAAACCAGCCGAACAAGAAGAACAAATAGGGAAGCATCTAGAAGTTTTTTAAAATAAGAAAATCAAACTCGCTCGTGAAAACCTGGCGCGTTATGTTTCTTTTTTTCAGTATTACGGTGTACAACCAGCGATCTGTGTCGATAAAAAAACGTAAATGGGTAGAGCTCGCGACCACGAGTGAGGAAGGTGTGTGCGGTGCGTATGAAAACCAAAGAACCAGCGCCATAAAGCCGAATAGGAATATATATTTTTATGATCAGCAATAAGATGATAGGAAATATTCACAAGAAAAAAAGGATGATAGGAATAGGAGTTGCTGGCNNNNNNNNNNNNNNNNNNNNNNNNNNNNNNNNNNNNNNNNNNNNNNNNNNNNNNNNNNNNNNNNNNNNNNNNNNNNNNNNNNNNNNNNNNNNNNNNNNNNNNNNNNNNNNNNNNNNNNNNNNNNNNNNNNNNNNNNNNNNNNNNNNNNNNNNNNNNNNNNNNNNNNNNNNNNNNNNNNNNNNNNNNNNNNNNNNNNNNNNNNNNNNNNNNNNNNNNNNNNNNNNNNNNNNNNNNNNNNNNNNNNNNNNNNNNNNNNNNNNNNNNNNNNNNNNNNNNNNNNNNNNNNNNNNNNNNNNNNNNNNNNNNNNNNNNNNNNNNNNNNNNNNNNNNNNNNNNNNNNNNNNNNNNNNNNNNNNNNNNNNNNNNNNNNNNNNNNNNNNAGGCTGAGGTATTTTTTTATGGAGGGCTCGTATACAGCGCATTTGGCGCTGCAAACTCCAACCGACGCTCACGCCCGCGCATCATGGGTCGTCCCAGATATACATCGTGCGCTTGCTGGCTCGCCCTAGATCGCTCGCTCGCCTGGTTCAATTGTTTGACCAGTTGATAGTTGACTTTTCAAATATTTAAAATTGGAAATGTTCGTGAGTTTGAAAAGGTTCATAGCTTCAAAAACACTTATGAAATTGAAAAAAAACTCAGTAATTCTTAAGAAAATGTTGACAAACTCAAAAAAAGTTCAGAAATTTTAGAGAAAGTTCATGAATTCAAGAAAAATTCATGAACTTGATTTTTTTTGTGAATTGAAAAAAAATGTGGTTTCAAATTATTTTGCAAAAATGGAACAAAGTTCACATATTTCGAAACAAAATTTTTGTATGGAATgccacctaacatatttatccatataatttcctttattgtggcatgaatattcagatccataagattcaaaacaaaagtttaatattgacataaaaacaataatacttcaagtatactaacaaggcaattatgtcttctcaaaataacatggccatagAAAGCTTATCCATACGAATGGCCGGTGCTCCATCCAACATTCCAGTCTTTGGCCTGCACCTGCACGATCTTATCGCCATCTACCTGACGATAAAGCACATCCATCAACGGATCGATCGATTGATCGTACGTAAGTACAGCTAGCAGCAGGTGAGCAACGACGCCTAGCCACAGCTTTTCTTTCCTTTCCTCACTCACTTTAGGGTATATTTGATTTACAGGCACATGACTAAATTTCTTTGTACTTGCATCGTGCACATACACAGACCATACATACATGCCAAAATGTAACATGTATGCATTTATGTGTGTAGTTATTGGTATCATAGTTCCATAGTTCGAGAGCACGTACGAGCTGCACCTAAGCTTATGGTGCAACCATGCTCAAGAACATCGACTAAAAGTCGTAGAAACGTCTGATTTTTCTCATGATGCATTCAAAATTTACATGTGTTCAAAGCCTGACAATGAGACACATTATGGTGATAGCTACAGAAAAAAGATAAATTTGTGCATTTTAACAGTGAACAGTGCATCTATCATCTTCATATTTTACACACGTGTAGTATAGATCCGTACGAACGTGTGTGATTATTTTTCAGAttgtttttgaaacttcaaaatgtGGGTTTTAAATTATTCACAAAAATGAGCTCGTCCTCTAGGGATGCAAGCGGACGGTGTTCGCATGTCCGCAAACAGGAAAGTTAAACTAAGATGATTATTAAAGTAATGAGGATTAGTGTAATTTTCACTTCACGGACGGATCCGACTTGCATCCCTATGGTCCTTCATTTAGCTTTTGCGTGCGCGTAACTAAGCTATAGTGTATACCCAACTTTGGCTTGATCAGAGCATGTTCCTCTATCAACATTCCCTTAGCGCTAGTTGAGGTACGGTGAGCCTTTTGTTCGTAAAAGCTAGCCTGAAATATAGATCCATGGAGATTCCCTTTTGCTTGGAAGATACTATATATCTCCGAGTCGTCCGCTAGCCCGATTGATGAATCCATGTTCCATTTTATCGTTGTCATAAAATATTATTGGAAATTTTCAAGACAAACAATAGGTACCTACGCTCACCCATGTATACCCAATATTAGGTAAAAAAACACCGAGTGAACACAATGACCTCGTTGTTGGGGGGTGATGTCTCTTACTTTAAGAATATCACACCTCCATGAAGCAAGTGACGTTGTCAAACATGTGATTTGATCCATGGTGTGTTGAGGGTTCAACCACCCTCCTAACCATTCACCCGCATGTTGGAAGTCATACATTATGTACTATTTTTTACGGGGTGTGTACTGTTAATGGGATGCCACCTAGCTAGCACTACCAGAGATATGTCCATAGAAACGGTTCTTCATGGTCATCAAGTCGGTTTTACTTACCGATTGCTGGTTAAAATTAAGTCGCCAATAAAAAGAAAGGTCAAAGATTGACTCACATTACCTTCTGAGATAGAGATTTAAAACACACAGAAAATGGTGATTTTATGCTCGAATGCCTCCCTGCCACTACAAAGGTCAACCCGCAAGGATTGCTGAAGAAGCTACCACCGCCTCCTAGCTTTGGCATCGACAACCGTTCCTCTTGTCACATTGGTAGTAGAAGATCAAGGGTTGCTTCACCTCTCAATATGCTCCTCCTGGCAATGTAGAGACACGGTACCCACATGTGTAGGGAATTGGTGGTCCTCGTCCCACATGCCGAAGTAACCCTAGTTGACATGGTGGAAGAGGTGGAAGGGAAGCGAAGATGAGTGGAGGAGGGGAAGTTCCTGATGGGATTTGGACGAAGAGGGAGACGATCCGAGAAAGAAGCGACGATCGATGGGGGTTAGTAGCACATTTTTTGTTTAAGAACCACCTGTGATATACAAATTTTCTTCTAGTAAAACTCATATGCGATTACCTCTTTATGACATTTCCAGAAAAAATGCATATGTGATGTAAATTTTAGGAAATATCTATAATGGTGTCATTCAATAAGAGGCTTTTCTGCAGTGTTGTAAGGTCGCCATGGACAATTTTTACAGATAATCCATGTTGTTTAATTAATATagtattccaaaatttagaattttgggatgttacaatgctaCTTTCCTCTACATATTTTTAAACAAGGCAAAAATACTTGCCATTTTCACTAAATAAGAAGATATTGGCCCAGTAAATTGGTGAAAAACTAAGTGAAACCCTTCATAGCCCGCTGATCTGGCAAACAAAAAGATACTACATCACGCACACCATTACAAAAAACCTCTTCATCTAATGCTTCATTTTTATCGCTCTTCACCGCTCTACTTGATGTCCTAGTTGTTCCTGTCAAAAGAACACAAACATTAGTTTCTCTTTTCATCAACACAAAGCAGCTACCATTTGCAAATACCAATATTTCTCCTGATGATTacatctcataaaataaaataagcAAACACATTTCAAGCCGAAAAGTACCTCGTTGACAAAGAAGGCGTGGAATCCATAAGGAACCCGACTTGGCAGCTCAATAACCGCCACTGGATCAGAAGACATCGTTTTGGCATCAATCACATTTACTTCAGATTTCCTGCATCCATAGTACATGCAAAGAAAACAAAATTAATCACATTAGCTTCAGATTTCCATCATCCATGTAGCAGTAGCATCTTCCCTTGGTGATGTAGGAAATGAAAGGAGTACCCTGTGTTTTCATCGTGCACAAAGAATATCAAGTACCCATCATCTTCTTCCCCTAAAACACCAGGCTCCTTGGGCACGAAGACCGCCTCCGAACAAAACCTACCGGGCCCCAGGTCATATATGCCACTCACATTCCCCCCAACTTCAAGTTGCTCCTTGCTGCTCTTTGGCTCCGCATGTAGGTCAAATTTTATGATGCCAATCATTTTTAAGATGCCAGTCACCTTCACTGTGCTCTCAAGTATTGTGCAGTAGATGTACCGCTGCTTTCTGTGTTTAATAAAATAACAGATGAGAGGAAGTTCGATAGTTCTCAAAAGGAATCTTACTTTGAAATGTAAGCTTTATCATATATTAATAGTGATTTTTATGGTATATGCATCATAGAACAAAAAAACTTTGAAGTGAGACCTCCATATAAGTACCTGCCAGTATAGCTCTCATTGATTCGAGGAAAGTCTATGGCAGAGACTGAAAGTTTCTTCTGCGAAGCAGCACCTGTTTTCATGTTGAATCTCATCTCGTACCTGAAAGATACAACATTAGGGCAAGAATTTGGTTACATGGAATTAAAATAAAAGGTTGATATTGTGGGTATACATACAGCTCATTCCCGGGATCCTCAAGCTGGTCACTTTGGTGACCATTCACTTGGTCCAAATCTAGGTTGTTGAGACGACATGTAATCAGAATAACTTCGTCACCCTCTTCCCAGGCATTAGCTGCGAGAAGAGATATGCATCTTATGATCAGTTCAATAATATTAACATGAAATGAAAAATACAGATAATTAGTACAATGCATCGATTGATATGTGCTCTAGAAAAGAAGCAAGATGGGTTTCACTATCTTATTCATATTTTCATCTGATTGTTTTCTGGTGAATTTTTAATAATTAGATCTCACCCAAAATCAACTTatttattttttggttttttcatgCACAATTCTAAAATTACTCAAGGAACTGACGTTGCACTTAATTCATCTTCTTGAACATGTTTATTTCAATTTTAGTTCTTACTTATGCTATGGGTGCCAAACAACATTGTTGGGCGATAAAGAATTGTATTTACATTTTATAGTCGACGTTTCCTGGGCTATTTTGAATTAGCAACAACTGATATAGAAAGATTGCACATTCGGAGCCCAAGAAAAAAGTTAGAGATGGCATACCATTGTGGAATATGAAGCAATTGGGGAGTTCAAACCATCTGATGGTTTTTTCATCCTTTTCGTAGCGTTGGAGTATGCCAAACCGAGCTTTCTTTGTAGGATCAAACTTGTAGATAAATTCACCATTTTTCGCCATTTCCTTTACACAGGAATGCATCAGGTTACAATAAGACCATATTATGAAGAGGAGTATTAACCATTTATCAATTGTTAATGGAAAATATGTTGATTCCATGCAATTGTGAAACAAATgttgactggcatgcttcaacatgaGGGAAAGAAATGGTACACGGGAAAAACCTACAGAAAATATTTATTCTTGATGTCATTTACTATTGTGTACATAAATCGTCATGTACCTTTGGTCGAAAAAACATTGGCAAGTCCATAAATATGGAATAATTCTCTGTAATGGCAAAGTCATGCATCATCACAGATTCAGGTATTGTTATCGGCACAGGGTCAAGCATAATTCCATCCTTGGTGATGACCCGATATGTACAATAGGGATGTTCATGCGAGTACCCAAAGGTGAACATTTCATCTGAAAGAAGAATAAAAACTACATGATTTAACCCAATTTTCATGAATGTAAGTAAGAAATAGTATGTTTTCACTATAATGTACCTGTAAATGGATCAATCTTTGGATGAGCGGTGAAAGGATGTTTCAACCTCTTGTCATAATCCAACAACCCAAGAGTTTGCAGGTCTCCATCTTCAAGGATCTTAACAACATCTGAAAACAAAAATAGAAACTCATGCTCCACATTTGTCATGTGCCCTTTATCATGCAGAGTATATGGTATTATTATGCCCATAGCAATGTGTGTGCCATGATCTAGTATAGAAACAAATTGTGCTAACAGACCGATAACTTACAAGGTTTATCTGATTCTGACAGGGCCATGAGTTTGCCATGATGATATATAAGTGCAGTATTAGCTGGAAAAGAAGGGAGCAAATGAACAAATTGGCACTAAAATAAAATGGCCATGAAACATATGTAGATATACATCAGTAACTACTTAAGGTAAAGAGGTACCTGTTCCAATTCCATAAGTAGCATCTAAGACATTAAGTTTCTTCCTAAGTTCTTGCATTAGAACCATAAACAATCCAAAAACACCCTTTAAATCTCCAATCTGTAAAGATTGAGGGAAAAATTCACGTATGCGCACAACCGGTTTCTTATATAGCCTTCACTAAACCCACAAGATATGGGAGAAAGAGGGTTTTAGTGCTGGATTAAGTCATACACATGCACGGTATATATTAGATCTAACTTAAGAGAGTAAGAAAGTTGCAAGCATGAATAAGAAAATCGAAGCATTTTCCGCAGAAAAAGGGAGCATAGTTGGAGATGGTGACAATGAAGTGTTACATAATAATTATTTAGCTGCTAAGAACATTCAGGTTTTTTAGTCAAACATGTAACCTTACCTTGGTAAACTTTGCTCCACCAAAATACTCTTCTTGCTCGAGGCGAGAAGTCTTCACGTACCTTGATACATATGTAGCTTTTCCATCTTTAATGTGCATTGCATGTATCATTCTGTGAGAAACAATGTACAAGTTGATGCAACCATGAAGCCATAGTTTTGAATCATAGATTAAGGCTTGACTTATCGGGAAATCGTGTGTTGTAGAACCGTATTGAAAACAGGAGAAAATGAACGTGCACGCAACCGGTACAACTAGATATACAGTATTGCAAAGAAAGGGATTGTGTCACATACCCATCCCCATCAAacctgcaaaaaaaaaaacacaGAAACACCAAAATTAGAAATGTGGCCCTCAATTGTTGGAAGGAAAATTGTCAACAAGTTAAGAGTTAGTACCAATGATACCCTGCAACAGGGGCAAACTTGGGGTTAGGCCCCACCCTCACAAATTCTCCATTCAAGCACTTCTGCAGATAACAAAAAGAAAGAATTATCTTCTTTTGTACATAGAAAGGAAAGGATGGTCTAGAGGGCTGCATGGCTCCAAGAAAATGCCGGAGAAAATGGTAATTTGGTCTAGAAAACAAATCATGTGAAAGggtgagggagggagagggatgcTGACCGGGAGGTGTCCGCGGACGGGGaggccggcggcgggcggggtctcGTCCGGCACGGGGGCGAAGTTGCCGGAGAGCCAGGGGAGCGGCTGGGCCTTCTTGTCGTCGTGGCGGAGGCGGACGGCGAGCCGCTCGAGCAGGTCGACCGCCCAGGACGCCACCCCCTTGCGCGGCCGCGGCGCCGGCACCACCACCCCCTTCCTCTCGGCATCTTGTCCCATGGTGATGGTGGCCGCCGCTGCTGCTTGTGCTTCTCCCATTGTGGCTGGTGGCGCTGGAGATTACAGGCCGGGGTGGGCTTGTATAGGAGACCGGA
Above is a window of Triticum dicoccoides isolate Atlit2015 ecotype Zavitan chromosome 5B, WEW_v2.0, whole genome shotgun sequence DNA encoding:
- the LOC119304966 gene encoding carotenoid 9,10(9',10')-cleavage dioxygenase-like — its product is MGEAQAAAAATITMGQDAERKGVVVPAPRPRKGVASWAVDLLERLAVRLRHDDKKAQPLPWLSGNFAPVPDETPPAAGLPVRGHLPKCLNGEFVRVGPNPKFAPVAGYHWFDGDGMIHAMHIKDGKATYVSRYVKTSRLEQEEYFGGAKFTKIGDLKGVFGLFMVLMQELRKKLNVLDATYGIGTANTALIYHHGKLMALSESDKPYVVKILEDGDLQTLGLLDYDKRLKHPFTAHPKIDPFTDEMFTFGYSHEHPYCTYRVITKDGIMLDPVPITIPESVMMHDFAITENYSIFMDLPMFFRPKEMAKNGEFIYKFDPTKKARFGILQRYEKDEKTIRWFELPNCFIFHNANAWEEGDEVILITCRLNNLDLDQVNGHQSDQLEDPGNELYEMRFNMKTGAASQKKLSVSAIDFPRINESYTGRKQRYIYCTILESTVKVTGILKMIGIIKFDLHAEPKSSKEQLEVGGNVSGIYDLGPGRFCSEAVFVPKEPGVLGEEDDGYLIFFVHDENTGKSEVNVIDAKTMSSDPVAVIELPSRVPYGFHAFFVNEEQLGHQVER